AGGACAGGATGCATTAACAGTATGTGTTTTAAAAGAATATTTATTATACTTTAGATTTGGCTGGACACATGtaactcagaacacacacatcgaGGGAGTATCAGTCTGTCTTGAGCCCTAACTAGTCTAGCCCACAATTACCGTCTCCTCGTCGGGGAACTCATAGTAAGGGACCTCCAGGTTGAGGGGGGCCGGTCCCTTGCGAATGCGGCCAGAGGCGTCGTAGTGGGAGCCGTGGCAAGGGCAGTAGTAGCCACCGAACTCCCCGGCGTTGGCGATCGGCACGCAGCCCAGGTGGGTGCAGACTCCGAGCACGATGACCCATTTAGGGTTCTGGACGCGGTCTTTGTCGTGCTGGGGGTCGCGGAGCTCACCCAGGTCCACGCCGTTCTCGATGTCGATCTCCTTGTCGGTGCGGTGGCGCACGAACAGGGGCTTCCCACGCCACTTGAAGGTCATGTTCTTGCCCTCGGGGATGTCGCCCAGCTTCACCTCGATCTTGGACAAGGCCAGCACGTCGGCCGAAGCACTCATGGAGGAAACAAACTGCGTCACCACCGTCTTGGCAGCGTAGACGCCCACGATGGAGGTGGCGCCGGTCAGCATGTAGGAGAAGGTCCGCCTGGCTTCGCTGCTCTCCTGCGAGGACTTGTTAGGGTCCATCACATCTGGACGCCGGTAGTCGGAAAAGTCCGGGATCTTGATGTCTGTGTGGGCATATCGGACTCCAGCACAACCTGCAAAAGCCATAGAGATTTGATAAAGACAAACTAATCTACACAAATCAAtctgcaaagcaaagcaaatgtTCAGTTCCTTTGTCATCACAACAGCAACATGTAAAGAAAATAATCTTCAAGATACAGGCTCTGCAGAACAAAATCTAGGCCTAACACAGTTCTCATGCAGTGTATTAGACAAACATTCCACTACACATCTTCTATGCAACTATGAGAACGGAATCCAAAGGCATATCCAAAACCTTTCTCCCAATTCTCCTCCAGACAGTTTACATATCAGTCACATGACATGGGTTATATACCACGGCTAaatgtagcttgaatgttatgAAGACCtgttacctacagtatgtacagtaggcctagccatGTGTGAACAATGCAGCTGAATACAGCATTCATTATAACCTTGGTAAAATCATAATCCTTTGCCCTTAATGAACAGATCATTTGAAACCATTTGCTGTTATGGGTCTATTAATGTCTCAAACCTGTTCAAAGACAACATGCAATTACTTTCCAATTCACTAAACTGCTCTTGTCAGTTTATTACATTGTTACAGAAACACGAAACAGTGTGTCCAGTACACGTCAAACACATAAGCCCTTTTAAATCGAAAAGATAACTCGCTTGAAAAGGTTATGGGGAAAAGGCTATAGACATGTAACAACAACACTTCAGACGTAACATTACGTATCCTTGCCAAGACGTTTGTTATCACACTTTGACAAGGTCGGTCATATAAGCCTGAGGTTTCTAATAACAGGACTTAAAGTAACATTAACGTGTTATAACATGTCACTTTATGCTGACAGAAACTTCTCAGCATACGAACTAGACGAAAAGCACAAATATATACTGCGTTGACTGACTGTTACCTAACTCAAGTTGCTAGCAGTTAGCCAAGGTGGAGTAACGTTAGCATCTAACCATAACTGAACCATACCGTTGGCGTAGGAAGGCCTCGTCTTGGAGTCAAGGGTTTTCTTCGCATTTTCAGTTTTGTTAAAAGTTCCTGCTGTTAAAGCTTTCACTCCAACATTGGTCGCCTGAACGTGTGGGGCCAGGGCCCCAGAACGAGAGGCTAGGGACATCATTTTGCCCAAGCGATAAAATTGCACCGGTTCGGTCACACCGACCTTTGTAAAGAGCTTACGTACTACTCTGTCACAGAATCTACTTCGTGAGGAGCTACATATAGATAACCAAGGAGTGCCTGCTTGAGAAATCAAATCTTCCTTAACCTTGAGTGCATTCAAAACAAACATAGCCTTAACAATCtttacatttacacatacaTATTCCAGATATATATTCGATATTTTCTTAATTTGTCATCCTAAAACGACAATTTGTAGAATATCTTGCAGGCAAATTGACTCGCCGCAGTCAAAAAATATGACGTCAGTGGTCCTGATGGGTCCTATGTCAGTAGGATTTTGGACAGAATTGTAAACACAAGATTCGCTGCACGCAATTAGTATGCAGGATGGTAACATGAAAAGATGATGAGAGTTCTTCGTCGAAAAATCGTTGTTCTTGTTGTAGCTGCATATGTTGCATTCTCATTGTATGCGGCATATAATGTATTCTTCAGTAAGCGGGTTATGTCTCGCGTCCACAGAGTGGTGAAAAAGGGGTCTGCTGGTGGTAGGTTTCACATCATTCAAACACAGTCAACCAATGCTAGCTTGCTTATCAATTTCGGTTAATGAGCTAAATAGATCTACTACTATTTCTGCAATTAATTTGATAAGCTCATGGATTATTGTTACGGAGAAGTTAATCTAGTCTGTCAGGAGGACGCATTGTTTCGTGTAATATGGTTCACTACATTATCTTTCATAATAAGTAGCATATAGGCTACCACCTAATATGAATACCCACTGATTGATTGAGAGATGTTAAGATACATTATGAAATTCCAAATACAaatttgtatatattttttatttgcgTATAGGCGATGCTAAAATTGATCCAAAGCATGCACAGAATCCATCCACATTGGAAAAGGAGTGGAACCCTTGGGATGAAGACGATTTGGCGGAAGAAAGCAACATCCAGCGTAAACGAGAAACTTTCAAGGAGCATTTAGACTTAATCATTAAAAGCAGACCCAAGAGATACAAAGTCCAGATCTGGGGCAAAGCAGCCATAGGTAATTTCCCTTTTTACCCCCAACACATGAATGAAACGAAGCAAAGCATTGTACTGTTCAGCCCAAAGCACATTCTGATTGGTTCCATGCATTCTGATGGGAAGATCACAGTCTGCCTGGCTACTGACGATTAAAGTTATTTTACATACAAACATTAGTTGCAATGTCAATGGGAACGTGCTCAAAAAACAATGCTCTGGCACACTGGCCAGCAACAGTGTTCAAGAAGTAGCCTTGTGCATCATCATCATGTTGAATAGGCTGCATGGTATGACGGTGGTTACATATGAGTTGGTATTCAGATGGTATGAAGGTGGTTACATATGAGTTGGTATTCAGATAGTATGACTGTGGTTAGATATGAGTTGGTATTCAGATGGTATGACGGTGGTTAGATATGAGTTGGTATTCAGATGCTTAGACATGCTTGAGCCCATTGTTTATCCCACTGCACCTCTGAAGATGAACATGTGTCTTCTGCCGCAGGCCTCTATCTGTGGGAGCATGTTTTAGAGGGTCCTCTGAATCCCTCGGACAAAACAGGCCAGTGGCGGGAGGGGGAGATCCAGGCGGGCAAAATCAATTTCAGGTATTTGTAAACAGATCGTATCAGGTATTTCAGGTATTTGTAAACCGATCGTTGCTTGCACACCGGTCACCCTTTTGTTTTTCCACCCAGATGTGCTTTCCAAAGCGTTATCATTGCCTGCTTAACATAACAAGACACGGCAGCACAAATCACCAGAGGTTTTTAGCACTGCTAAAGTggtatttattttattgatgCCTGCTTAACAGAATAAGACATGGCAGCACAACTCACTAGAGGCTTTGAACACAGCTAAAGTGGTATGTCTTTTATTGATAGCATAGTCAGCTGAGCTTGCACAACTGTGTCATTAAAACATGTGAGTGCTAAaataatgtgttgtgtgtcccAGCTTTTATACGGGCCCGGCGGTGGTGCAGGGCCACATTCCTGTTGACACGGACAgcgtggtgctggtgctgaacGGGCGCGAGCAGCAGAAGATCTCCTACTCCACCCAGTGGCTGCAGCACGCCCAGGCCCTGGTGCAGGCCCACACTCTGGCCCACGTAGCCGTGGTGCTGCTGGGCAGCGAGCAGTGCACCAACGACTGGATCAGCCCGTACCTCCGGCGCCATGGCGGCTTCATCGACGTGCTGTTCCTGGTGTACGACAGCCCGTGGGTCAACGACAAGGACGTCTTTCAGTGGCCCCTAGGAGTGGCTACGTAAGAGCCCTTTGCTTCTCTGTGTCCATGCTGTCTACATATATAGATATATGTTTCAGACATTTGGACATCACATGAGGGGATTCAGCACAAGGCCTGAGTAGCCATGTCCATTAGCCTCAGCTACTTTGCTTGCACATTTTCTGAATGTTGATCATTGAGTCCTACAGAGTGCTGTCTTGCTCACTTTTGCACATACACTATGTCCTCATGCCTAGAACGATGTGTGTTATAATTACTAACTTACATTCATTTTTGATACTGAAAACTCTTGTCAGTCACTATGGATGGAATAATATTATTCAAAATGGCACACACCCTTGTCATGTTATGAGCTAAATAGATCACCATTATGATAGTATCAATGATTGTAGCCTCTGACTGTGCTCTGTGTTGTAGGTACAGACACTTCCCAGTCATCATGCCTAGTGCACAGCTGGTGAGCACCACCAGGCCTTACCTCTGCAACTTCCTGGGTACGGTCTACAAGAACTCCTCACGAGAGGCCCTCATGAGCATCCTGAAACAGGAGAACCTGGAGAAGGACTGCATCACCAATGCCCGGGAGAAGTATGCCTCCGATTGATAAAGAATTTACAGGGGTTACATTTGGGCATTTAGTTATACACACAGAGGTCTTGGGTTGTGTTTTGCATAGCATTGACATACAGCTAGGTTGTAGCCAAAGTTGGGTCTTACATTTTTTAATTTCCATTTAATTCATTGCTTTGATAACAAGTTGCAATGAAACAGTCATATTCCACAAACTCCATTAAGCATTAATCTGATCTGCACTAGTAACTAGTCTGTCTATCTAGGTCTACTGCCAAGTACATCTCTGCacattaataataatcatcCCTTTAAAACAACATCTGAACAAACTGTTCCATCTTTGTATCTCCTCATGATATCAATTTCTGTCATTTTTTCTTTACTAGTAAAATATCACTTTCTGTCATTTTTCTTTACTTGTAAAATATCGCTTTGCAAAGTCTCTGAGTCCTCACCTCTCCAGCTCTCATATCTACCCTGTGTGCCCTTTGCTTCTGTGTCATGTTAGGTGGTTGCCCCAGGAGACGACGGAGTCCCTCCGTCAGTACCAGTCGGCGCTGGCCCAGAGTGAGCTGACGCTGTGCCCGGTGGGCGTGAACGCCGAGTGCTACCGCATCTACGAGGCCTGCGCGTCCGGCTCGCTGCCCGTGGTGCAGGACGTCCAGACCAGAGGCCGGTGCACGGAGGGGCGCGGCTCTCCGCTGCGGCTGCTCAAGGACGCCGGCGCGCCCTTCATCTTCGTCAAGGACTGGAGGGAGCTGCCGGCCATCCTGCAGGCGGAGCGCGCCATGAGCCAGGCCCAGCGCGAGGAGCGGCGCCGGAGGCTGCTGGAGTGGTACAGCGGCTTCAGGCAGCAGATGAAGGAGCGCTTCACCGAGGTGCTGGAGGAGGCCTTCTTCAAAGTCAGCTGAGcagctagggggcgctgtggggAAGGACTGGTGACTGATCGATCAGctcgggagagagggagggagggagggagggtagtGGGAATCATTTTGTCTATTTGATTCCATTGCATGCCAGGCACTAAAATATTAAGTACACGTCGTTCATTCCTTTAGCAGTAGTGTAGTAAGCCTATTCCTAATGAGTCCTAAATAATACAGCTGCTgcaaaacacactgtttttgtAAACTCCAATAGCTGACGTTGTCTTCTGACAGACATCACTGAAACAGATGGTCTATTCCCAAAGATTCAGACATGTCAATCCAATCCATAGAggctgtatgggtgtgtgtattgcaCACTAAATGGAATGCTGTACCTGTTTGGGAAAATCATATACATTCTGGTGATGTGATCTTACCATGCCAAATAATGCCAAACAGCTAACAGACCTATCTGACTTaaacagaaacagaacaaaTATCCCATATAAGTAGCATTTTATTCTAACAGAAGGATTACTCCATATGGCTTGCatgatttgtttatttgacCCTTTTCAGGTTATGCATATTGCACCAACCTCTGTTACATGTTACATTGTACATCAACAGTCCCATCAACACTACAGATAAACACTGACAGCACAAGCAAGGAATAATAACCACTTTTCAGTATACTCAGTATTGGCAAATAGTCAAACGGTACTTTTTATTTTGTGCTTAGTGTGTTACTGAACAGGGGTAAAAACACTgtacatgttttattttctaATTGTGGTTTTGTTCTCAGTTTAAACTAGTTGTATTGGTGTTTATATCCGTTACAAGAGTAGTGTTTTTCTTCTAAATAAAAAGCTGTAGtgattactgtatgtatgtgtgtgatagggAGTGGTTAACACTACATTAAATTAATTTTAATCTTTTGAGAAATAGTGCTATCGTTTTTAACATGCTGAGCCAGTCATCAACAGAGTAAAGCATGATTCATCGATTCGTTTTGAAATGTGTCAGTCAGACATAAATTCATatcagtgtttttatttatgtatgtgccTTCATGTGCCAAgttttaaaacaaatattgtgTTTGGAATTGTTGTGTAGCTgtagcagaaagagagagagagagaggataagaagcacattaaattattatttttaatactTGATAActcatttgtttctcttttGATTTGTTAATTAGAAAGAAAGAAGTCTAACCATTGACTTGGTGCCTATAAGAGGTCACAGCCGAGACTCTTTCCCTCTGTGATTCCACACTCGTTGGTGGAATGATTTATCCTTCCCAATGCTCTTCTTTCTAGAGATAGTTTTGGGATCTGCAAAAAGCCTTTAAAGACTTATCTGTTTACTTTGTCTCTATGTTACTTAATGTTCCTTATAGAGTAGtggtttgtatgtttatgattattgttattattttgttcattttatttaGTCTATCAACAATATTGGTAGCTTTTGTTGTTAAATGTAGGCCATTTGACTTAACTATGAACTATAATTTTAATATTGATttattgtgtgttggtgtaaatGGCTTTGGACAAACGTGTGAGCCATAtgcataaaatgtatttaattctCTGTTGAAAAAGACCTTGAGCAACAAGGTGCATGCGTGGGACTTGGTTTGAATTCTGATACCACGGACATTTTTTGAAAATACAGAAAGTGCAAGTAAATCTGCGGGTAGTGTGGTAGTTTGAGTCATTTTGACTGAGCCACGAAATTCATCCACACTGAAATAGATTAAAAATCCAAGCAATGCGGTTTAGCGGTGTGACTGTTCAAACATGACCACTAGGTGTCACTAATGCACTTTTTCCATTGTGGTTGTAACGCGGCCGAAGttctctgtaggcctactttgcatAGCAGGAATCTGGTCATAGTGCAGTCATGTGAAATGTTTACAATGTATCACTCGGTACACTATATGGCTCTGCACAACACGACAACACCATATAGGCTTAATGCTCACCTGAAGGCCAAGGGTATTAAGACTGACGTAGATAGGCTATTGAATGAAAAAGACTACCACATACATTCTAGCCTACTTAAATAATACGTTTTCTTAATCCAATCTGAGTCTTCAAAGTCGACAGTTAGTCGTTAGTAGCCTATCTGGAACCAAAAAGAGGGCCATATCTCAGCTTTTGTCAACTTTTAACTTTTTGTCCAGGATTAACGGTTAGATACTCAGGACAAAAATAAAATTACCTGTCTACCGCATTTGAAAGTGCCTTGGATGGGCTTACAGCAAGAGGGGAAGTATTTCTAGGAGACCCCCTTGAGAATTTCATTCAAAACCCCATTCAGAACGACTGGTGAGAGAAGTTGTCAATCCATTCCATGTTTCCGCCGAGTGCCTGTCCAATCCCTCCCATTTCCAGGGACAATCCGACAGCTGCGCTGCAGACCGACTGAGCAACAACGGCGAAAGACGGGAAGTGTGGGACGGGGCAGCGGTTTTCAGCACGGGAGGAAATGTTAGCCTCGCCACAGTCGTTAATCGCTACAGTGGTACGACATAGTACACAATGAATGTTGCGCCTATGCGTAATTTTTCCTTCCACGAAGAACTCTTCTGACTTCTAAAAGGACTAGTTGGCTGATTTGCGATcgagtgtaggctacagtgcgcTGTGCCATTTGGAAATTCATTGGCTGGCTCGTTCAGTTTGCTGCTGTTGCTTGCAGGCGGCTGTTCCTCTCCGTGATTTCATTGATAACAGATTTCTGGGGGCTCGGAGAGTGCAGACGGCTTCATCCAACGTGGCTTGAAAACAATGGACTTCAGTAGCAATCGAGGTTGTTGATTTTAGTCTCAAGATATTGAGACAAACACGaacttatttttttcttcatgtAGCCACTTTCCAACGGGTGGGATGCAACGCTTGTTCTAGGCGGACAGCAGGACGAATTGTTGGCAAGTTTTGAACTCCAGATAGCTGCTCCTTTGGCAGTCACTAGAACTTTAAAATGTCTAATACTCCGAAGTTCAAGAAAGATAAAGAAATAATCGCGGAATACGAGAGTCAAGTCAAAGGTAAGatacaatttatagcatttgaaACCTAAAGAATCCAGAAACCTAATGATTTTTCCCTAACGTTAAAGACATTTCACTACGTTTAAGAATCGCGAAGATACACATGTCAGGCCATTCTCTGCCTAATATTTATGCAACATTTGTCAAATCATACTAGCGTCCATCTGGTAGCTATTTTTCTAGTTATAGGACTGTGCTGTCGTGTCCTCTGGGAGCATTTCAAACATCCTCAGAGACGCAGTCTCTATTTTCAGCAGTGTATGGCAGAAACCAATATGTTTTTAGAGTTGATTTTTCGTGAATTGACAGGCCCAGCCTAACTGCCCGAGTTTGAATAACCATTGTGGTGGACCTATTAGTCCAAAGCCCTAATGCACTCCTATCGAAATATGTTTGAAAAGTAAAAGGCTTCCAGTCACTGGCTGCCCGCAGAGACCCTGTGCCTTATTTAAAGCCTTAATCCAGTCAAGAACGACAAGCGGGCTTACAGTTCCCCTGCCTTTTGAACTGTTGTCTGTCTGAATCAGAGCGGGTATGTGGTTATAGTCGACAAGAAGGAATGAAATGTTGTTGCAAAGTTTCTGCTGATGGCAATACACTGTAAACGCTCAAACGTTTTCCTAACTTCCCCACTGATCCTTTCATTCCTCTATACATTGGGAAGACTTCTGCAGTTTCTCTCGCTCGctacctctccctcccccttcgcTTTCTTATTTTAACCTTTTCATTCCTGAAGTCAGCACAGAAGATCAGCCATTGCTGCTCTGATAACCAGTGGGGGTTGATTTCGGTGTCCAGGAACGGATGGATTCAATGGATTGTGGCAATGTGAAATCCTGCCTTGTGTGtgctgagagaggcagagttgAGTTTGTGTATGCCTGGACTGAGGCCTCCATCTGACAGGAATGTGCAGACCCCCTCCCTAGCGATGACTAAGGCCTTTAATAGTACTATGATGCACGGTCACACAGTCATTGTAGAGGCGGGTGGAAACTTCTTGTCCGAGTTCATGGAGAGGAAAAGGCATGGCAGTAATAACAATACGATGACACTGTTGTTGAGATCAACAGTCGTGGTCACCACAGCAAATTCTGGCAAGTGCTGTGCCTGTTCCGGTATATGTATAACTTGACCCTCACTAAGTTTGAGTCATGCCTTGCTTAGCAGAACAGTCTATTCTGGACCAATGTATGATTTGAGCAGGTGAGCATTCTTTATTTGCAGTTAAATACAGGGCTGTATATGTGAGCGAGTATGTCTGGCGTGTGGCGGTCAGGGCTCGGCCCTCGAGTGGAACATTTATTCTCTTCTGCTTGTCAGCATGCGGAGATGTTTCAGACTGTTCCCTATGAGCTGTGATAGCTACCACAGCCACCACACACTAGTAACTAAACGCCAAGGAGGAAATGGATTGAATACCATCCTGCATCATCATCTTCACCAGACTCCCAGTGACCTACTCCTTGTCTTGCTGTCCTCTTTCAAGTGTGAATAGATAGAAGATTCCTGAGAGCCAGGGAATAATAAAGCCCATAGTTTGTTTGTAAGTTAATCTGTCCCCCACTGAAGTACCCACGGCTTGTCACTTAGGCTTTTTCAGAGCTTACTCAAGCTATAGAGTCTACACATGCTGCATCAATTCATCCGAGGTTTGAAAGCAGAGCCACACAGAGACTTTGCGCTGACATGACTCATGTTCCCAACTCCCCTGGTTGGtctcagtgctgctgctgtgtacagtgttggaggaggagaagaaggaagcCGAGCGAGCGGTAAGAGGCCGGCCCGGTCCGTCTGCGTTCCCCTGGCAGATGGTTCTGAATGAGGCGAGCTGGCGGGAGGTGCTGTGAAGACACCTGGGATTAGCGCGGCtaagtggtggtgtgtgaggcAATGGGATTAAAGGTCGCGTAATCTGGATGTCAGGTAGTGATGACCTCGTGGTCACCAGCCTCCTAGCCTCAATACTCCGGCAAGAGGCTGGAAACCTGTTTAATGAGCTTACATGTTGCAGGGTCATGTATGTATACGTGTAGGTGATGGCcataaatagtgtgtgtgtgtgtgtgtgtgtgtgtgtgtgtgtgtgtgtgggccgccAGCCGGTGTCTTCAAACAGGGTCTCCCACTCATGAGAGAGCGTTGTTATGAGTGCGCTTGTTTGTATGGAGGGGCATGGCATGTCCTTTGGCACCTCGCCAGTGTCTAACGTTGGCTACACGTTGGCTGACAGTGAGGCACAGTGAGAGGCAGAGCCTGCGACGGAGAGGATTCGGCCGGCAGAGATGGCGTGTGAGTGCTGCCCCGGGGCTCCGTGATGCCGTGCTCTTGGACGTGTgtttggacccccccccccacacacacacacacacacatctgcttcgGCCTCCTCAGCAAACCCTGGTGCTGCTccatcactcaaacacacatacacacacacacacacacacacacacaccatctctggGATTCCTCCACACAGACAGGCGGAGGaagcagcatctctctctctctctctccagtgttagctagcttgagttgctacaaccagcagctaatgcagccaggcagctacagcgctacactctgtgggtgtgtgcatgagggCTCACAGATATGCCCCCACAGCGTAGTGCTGTAGCAGTCTGACTGCTCGGATATCTCCTTtaagccccctctctcttcttcttacgtcttcttcctcctctcttccctccccgtctctctcctcctccttacgtcttcctcctctcctctcctccctccccgtctctctcctcctccttacgTCTTCttccttcatctcctctcctccctccctccccatctcttctcttcctttatcTGACAGAAATCAGCAGCAGCCCCTCCACTGGAGCTGATGCAAGCATTCAGAGCTAGCTTAAGCTCTTAACACTTTTACTGGATCAAACCACTCACaaattgaaagtgtgtgtgtgtctgtgggtgtctctgtgggtgtgtctgagtgtgtgtg
This sequence is a window from Sardina pilchardus chromosome 10, fSarPil1.1, whole genome shotgun sequence. Protein-coding genes within it:
- the rxylt1 gene encoding ribitol-5-phosphate xylosyltransferase 1; its protein translation is MMRVLRRKIVVLVVAAYVAFSLYAAYNVFFSKRVMSRVHRVVKKGSAGGDAKIDPKHAQNPSTLEKEWNPWDEDDLAEESNIQRKRETFKEHLDLIIKSRPKRYKVQIWGKAAIGLYLWEHVLEGPLNPSDKTGQWREGEIQAGKINFSFYTGPAVVQGHIPVDTDSVVLVLNGREQQKISYSTQWLQHAQALVQAHTLAHVAVVLLGSEQCTNDWISPYLRRHGGFIDVLFLVYDSPWVNDKDVFQWPLGVATYRHFPVIMPSAQLVSTTRPYLCNFLGTVYKNSSREALMSILKQENLEKDCITNAREKWLPQETTESLRQYQSALAQSELTLCPVGVNAECYRIYEACASGSLPVVQDVQTRGRCTEGRGSPLRLLKDAGAPFIFVKDWRELPAILQAERAMSQAQREERRRRLLEWYSGFRQQMKERFTEVLEEAFFKVS
- the LOC134094287 gene encoding cytochrome b-c1 complex subunit Rieske, mitochondrial-like, whose product is MMSLASRSGALAPHVQATNVGVKALTAGTFNKTENAKKTLDSKTRPSYANGCAGVRYAHTDIKIPDFSDYRRPDVMDPNKSSQESSEARRTFSYMLTGATSIVGVYAAKTVVTQFVSSMSASADVLALSKIEVKLGDIPEGKNMTFKWRGKPLFVRHRTDKEIDIENGVDLGELRDPQHDKDRVQNPKWVIVLGVCTHLGCVPIANAGEFGGYYCPCHGSHYDASGRIRKGPAPLNLEVPYYEFPDEETVIVG